GGGCAGATTAAAGCTTCTTACGCTGACAAAGAGGGGAAGCGACATCGCAGATTCAATCGATTCAGTCAGGAACTCTCTTTTGACCCGCTAGCTTGCCCAGCACGTCTCTGGCAGCTTCAAGAAATTCTTTCTCTTTGCCCTGCGGGATGACAGACCCTGCTGCGTAGATATGGCCGCCAGTGCTGCTGCCATCAACTCTTGATGTGATCTCTTCCATGATGCTCCTGAGGTCGATGGAGCCGTCGCTCTGAAAGCCGGCCCGCCTGATGCTTGCCTTCAGGGTCTTGTCCGGAGCCTCTGCCATAGAAATAATAATAGTGCCGGGCCTGGTGGTGTTTGATTTTGCGATCATAGATGCTATCGTGCCGATCATGGTGCTGAGTATCTCTGTTCCTGCGCTGATGATCATATAGCCCGGATGCTCCTGGACAGCCGCAGTTCCGCGATGCGCCTCAAACCATTGCATGGCAGCAATGATCTCCCTTCGGTATTCCAGCAGGTGGCTGATTGCCTGCCTCTTCATCTTCGGATCGCCGAGGCACGCTCCGATTCCCAATGAGGCTTTTCCCATCCTGCCGCAGGAGTTGAGCAGTGTTGCAAATTCCTTTGCGTCTCTGAGAGGAGATTCTTCTTCCTCCTGCTCGAGGATGTAGATATTGCCAAGGACATCTTCGGGCTTGGCTTCGCCCCGCCTGGCCAGTACCACGCCTGCTACAAGTGCCTGCATCTCCTCCTGGCTGAGATCAGCCATCTTCTTCCATCCCTTTCCCTTCTTTGGGCTGATTCCGAGATTATGGAGGAACTGAATTGCGCCTGATTCAGATCCAGAGACACCAGGGATGTAGGGGTCTGTGCTGTACCCAAGGATTTTATGGATCGGCCGGGTCTGCATCCCAAACAGCCGAAGACCTTTCTGGACACTTATCTTACCCTGGTTTCTTGCGGTCTCAAGGATGCTGGCGTTGAGCCTTTCAAAACCGCTATTCTCCTGAGCGTCGCCAATCGCTCCAACAATGGCAAGGTGAGCACATGCCTCGTTCTTCCTGTCCAGAGCCTCAGCAAACATATAAGCAACTCCGGCTCCGCTGACTTCCCTTGATCCCTCAATGCCAAACATGTGCGGGTTGATGTGGAGAACCCTGTCGTTGCCGACGCCGGACACTTCATGATGGTCAAGGATCACAACATCTTTGCTCTTAAGATGCTCCTTCACCTGTTCTATCATCCCTGAGCCAAGGTCTGTAAACGCGATGATTTTGTACTCCTCTTTTGCGAGCTCTTTGATGAACGTCTCAGTAAGCTGAGGCACGATAGAAATGGCAAAGCCCCTATTTTGGCTCTTCAGCGCATGGATGAGGATTGAGGCTGCGCAGATCCCATCGCAGTCAAGGTGCGATATTATCCTGACTGTTTCATTTTTCAGCTCCTGAAATTTTTTTGCAGAATCAGCAATATGCTTGCGAAATGCATCATATTTATCCATCAGCACCATGCACTTTCAGTTATTATATAAAGATATCTTAACCTGCGGCTGCGGTGAAAATCTCGCTTCGCGGCTACCGCCAAGTTCGCAATTTGCGTCCCTTACTCCTATAATCGACATTCGTCCCCGACGGGGCATCCCCCGACAGCGGAAATCAAAGATTTCCTGGGTTTGCTAACGCAAACAGTCGATGCTCTGATCCCAATAATGTTGCTCACAAAGGGCGGCAGCACTGATTTTCACCGAAGCCTTAACCTGCCAGAATCCACAGAATGCGCTACGTGGTGTACTGTATCCGCTTGGCGTCAATCTTCCATCCAACCGGAAGCTTTCGGATTTTTTTATAATACTTTATGAGACGCTTTATTTTTGCGTCTGTCAGCTGCAGGCCCCGCTTGGCAACCATGTCCTTCTTGTTGACTTCAAAATGCTTTCGCAGGGCGTTGCTCCTCTTCATCAGGGCAAAGAGGTCTTCAGGAATCTCCGGAAGGATCTTCTTTTCCTGGAGTATCCCCGTGATCTTCTTTTTGAGAATTGGGCGGACATCGGGGATTCCGTAGGTGTCTCTCAGGATGAGCCCAATCTGGGAAGCGGATTTTCCCTCCTTCGCCAGTTTTGCAATAATAATCTCAATCTCTTTTGGCTTATAGCCAAGCCAGGCAGGCTTGGTCCTTTTGACAGGCCTTTTTGAGCCTGACTTTCCCCGTTTTCTTGAATACATCCTTGCCATAGAATACGCATCTCCGGCATATATTCGCTTTCGCCAATATACCCCTTGCGTGCTATTGAGGAACTTTGGATTGTTTATAAATGTTTCGAGATGGGCTGGTTGCCGCCTTTTTTTGCGAGGCTCAACCAACCGAGGCGTCAGCAGCGGAGGGGGTTGTCCCTTACGGGCGAGGTGCCGCTCTTTGCTGAAAAGATGAAGAGCCGAGCTGGCGGCAACCCTCAGCTGATATACTTACTGTGATGCTGTGTGTCTTCATCATCCTCTTGAGATTGGTGTTAAGCCCGGCTGCAGATTTGGAGGCTTTGGTGGCAAATGTCCTTGAAGAGAGAAATTCTGTTGTCCTTATCACCATTTCATCTGCGTCTGAAAAATCCCTGTTCGGGACAGCAATCAATGAATCTTGCGCATCTCCGGATTGTATCGCAATCTTCAGCTTGTCCTCCTTTCTCAAGGCTGCCAGGAATCTCTTCATCTGCTGCAGCTTGAAGTCTGCCTGGATGCCAACTATACAGGTTCCCCTCGGAGTAAGGTGAGAGTCCCGCGTAAACTCCAGCGTTGTTTTATGGCTTGCCCTGATATTTGGGTGGCCTTGGCAGGTAAATCGGATTTCCATCGAATCATTTAGCCAGCTGCTTTACTTCTTCGTATGCTTGCCTCATCTTCCTGTAGAAAATGGCTTTCGCCTTGCTTGTGAAGTCCATCTCAAGAAGCTCTGCGTATGCCTTCTTTGCTTTTGGGTAGGATGCTGCGATGGCTTTTTTGTCTCGCCTCTGTATGGAATGCTCCAGCTTACGGAGCCATTCATTGAACTCAGCGACTTTGCCCCTCTTTGGGTCTAATGAAGCTGCAGCCTGGCGCTCTCCAATCCCCTGGCCCTTGATTTCCTGATCCTTTATCTCCTGGCGCAGGAGGCTTTTTGACAGGATGTCGCGGTGTTTCTTAACCAGCTCAACTTTCTTTCTAATGACTGCTTTTCCTGCCTGCCTGCTTAATGACTCTATACTTCTCGCTGCTGCTTCAAGCGAAGGCATGAGCCTGTCTACCTGCCTGATATCTGCCTGGCTGATTGCGTGCTCGCTTTGGCTCAGGTACTGATTAAAGGCCTTGAGGTACTTGTTAAACCTCTGCCGTTGCCGTTCCTCGGGGGACTTCAGGATGCGGAGCTTTCCAAGCCATCCAATGGCTGTCCGCATGATCCAGACAGCAATAATGAAGAGAACTACAACGCTTGCGATCAGTGGAAGGAGAGGAACAGCTTGCCTGGCTGCTGCTGCAATCTGCACTAAAGGCAATACTCCGCTGTAGGGGAATACAGCAACCACAGCGATGAAGAGCCATAGCGTAATGATCCATATCCAGAGCCATTCCTTCTGGATATCCTCTTTGGCTTGCTTTGAGGATACTCTGTACTGGTTTATAGAGGTATATGCCCATAACCCGACGAAGAAATAAATGTATGCTGCCACAGCAAAGAGGGCGATTGCCGCAACAAATGCAGTAAGCCAGCACCAGGAGGATTCCACGCATATCTGCTTGAGTGTTGAGAGCTGGGATGCAGCTCCTACGTCAAGGAGAGCGCTTGCTGTTCCAACTGAGCTGCCATAGGTTGCGATGGCGGAAAAGACATACTCTCCTCTGGCGAGATTATCGGGGATATGGACTCTCTTGAAGAAAGATGCCTGTGTCTTGACAACGACGCTTTCACTTTCTGTGATAATTGTGTTGCTTGCGGTGTCTTTGAGCTGGTACTCCATCTGGACATTTGCCTGGGAGAGGCCTAGGAGATTAAAGAGGCGGACCTCAATGGTGAAGTCTCCGCCCTGAGGGACTTCTCTGCCGGCAGAAACCGGGTTGAGGTTCATGTCAAAGAGGACGTCTTTGCTCTCAACCTCTATAACTACAGGAATGGACTTGGGCTGATTGCCTGAGATGATAAGCTTGCCCACATACACTCCTGGGGAGAACGATGTTCCAGCTTCCTCATCCTGCGGAGAGAACCGAAGGAAAAGGATTTTCGTCTGGCCGGGCTGCAGGAGGAATTGCTGCTCAGGGATTTTTATCAGGCCTTCAGCCCCTGCTGCCTGTATGCTTATGTGTTCAGCATTCAGGCCCCGGTTACTAATCCTGACAGGCCTGGAAATAAACTCACCCTGTTTTACCACTACTTTGATAAGAATCTGATCAACATCAATTGATGCCCCTGATGCTCCTGCCGCAGCTTCTTGCTTTGGAATCTGCTGCTGCAGAAGGATGCCGCTTGAGAGAAGGATAGCTACCAGCACTACAATCCCTATATGCTTAAGGGGATTCATTGTATCATTTTAGGAATCTTCTTTTATATAGCTTTGCATGGCTGCGGCTCAGTAGAACGTCTGCGTTGCCGCCTTTTTTGCGAGGCTCAACCAACCGAGGCGTCAGCAGCGGAGGGGGTTGTCCCTTACGGGCGAGGTGCCGCTCTTTGCTGAAAAGATGAAGAGCCAAGCTGGCGGCAACCGGCGGCTTGTGAGCGAGTGAGAAGGGGCTTACTCGCAAGCCACGCCGAGACTTTCTA
This is a stretch of genomic DNA from Candidatus Nanoarchaeia archaeon. It encodes these proteins:
- a CDS encoding DHH family phosphoesterase, with protein sequence MDKYDAFRKHIADSAKKFQELKNETVRIISHLDCDGICAASILIHALKSQNRGFAISIVPQLTETFIKELAKEEYKIIAFTDLGSGMIEQVKEHLKSKDVVILDHHEVSGVGNDRVLHINPHMFGIEGSREVSGAGVAYMFAEALDRKNEACAHLAIVGAIGDAQENSGFERLNASILETARNQGKISVQKGLRLFGMQTRPIHKILGYSTDPYIPGVSGSESGAIQFLHNLGISPKKGKGWKKMADLSQEEMQALVAGVVLARRGEAKPEDVLGNIYILEQEEEESPLRDAKEFATLLNSCGRMGKASLGIGACLGDPKMKRQAISHLLEYRREIIAAMQWFEAHRGTAAVQEHPGYMIISAGTEILSTMIGTIASMIAKSNTTRPGTIIISMAEAPDKTLKASIRRAGFQSDGSIDLRSIMEEITSRVDGSSTGGHIYAAGSVIPQGKEKEFLEAARDVLGKLAGQKRVPD
- a CDS encoding 30S ribosomal protein S15; this encodes MARMYSRKRGKSGSKRPVKRTKPAWLGYKPKEIEIIIAKLAKEGKSASQIGLILRDTYGIPDVRPILKKKITGILQEKKILPEIPEDLFALMKRSNALRKHFEVNKKDMVAKRGLQLTDAKIKRLIKYYKKIRKLPVGWKIDAKRIQYTT
- a CDS encoding DUF371 domain-containing protein, with product MEIRFTCQGHPNIRASHKTTLEFTRDSHLTPRGTCIVGIQADFKLQQMKRFLAALRKEDKLKIAIQSGDAQDSLIAVPNRDFSDADEMVIRTTEFLSSRTFATKASKSAAGLNTNLKRMMKTHSITVSISAEGCRQLGSSSFQQRAAPRP